A single region of the Gemmatimonadota bacterium genome encodes:
- a CDS encoding M28 family peptidase produces the protein MTRWLPAFVALSVPFTAAAQLPPLPSDLRLQEAYFAWDRGDYVEALEGYLAVLNGPEGGMRVEEIALLTGEWYAVDELAPDGRAGLRVSSTGRYALYETSEGGRGVTRVVDLESEGATIASLPGVGASFVGPRAVAYLTVATPVVDRQIRVRALPSGSDETIDLRGGWIPRIGSNSTVGVLTGAPETDVLYVLASQDATGPATDILRIAPGGDLAVLDTGEGGKSGVLPVPGGETLVFTQTEGTGQAALSSTVVLDLESGRMTGYPRRSAPSLSADGRSLVFLGREGSDYTVEVLSLAESGAGAPSEVFRAPVPLAAPALSPSGTRVAFQARPWDDWEIVVAPVNGGAARQVTNEIQHDLAPRFLDDETVFAAKGEGRHRRSYLYDVETGRATKLFHNNTVRTISSEYEWQIVPGGTGILVVADRDGDTISPERGVYLLHLDRTVGADELRARLETNLAGERDLRARGERSFAPIAGEVAGIVEGVSVERIYQYARSLYGTGSKHITQPGNALAIAYLEAQLREWGYEPELQWFEPRPGIRSANVIARIPGTVDPHLVYVASSHFDSVEPGPGADDNSSGSSALLEAARVLRDHPQAATIELGFFTGEEAGLLGSREYVRRAVEEGKIIAGALNNDMIGWTNDHRLDNTIRYSNAGIRDIQHAAAFLFSELITFDSHYYQSTDAAAYYEAYGDIVGGIGSYPVLGNPHYHQPTDRLETVNQRLVAEVSRVTIATLALLASSPSRLTGVEWASGAGGSTVASWDTARESGVRAYRIRVTSPSGAVREREVAAGAEGAGGRASLALDSVVPGSEVAVKAVNERGLEGWDWARAVVSP, from the coding sequence ATGACCCGGTGGCTCCCCGCCTTCGTCGCGCTCTCCGTTCCATTCACCGCCGCCGCTCAGCTTCCGCCCCTCCCGTCGGACCTCCGCCTCCAGGAGGCGTACTTCGCATGGGATCGGGGAGACTACGTCGAGGCGCTCGAAGGTTACCTCGCCGTCTTGAACGGCCCGGAGGGCGGCATGCGCGTCGAGGAGATCGCCCTCCTCACCGGTGAGTGGTACGCCGTGGACGAGCTCGCTCCCGATGGGCGGGCCGGCCTGCGCGTGTCTTCCACGGGGCGTTACGCGCTTTACGAGACCTCCGAGGGGGGGCGGGGAGTCACCCGAGTCGTGGACCTCGAGTCCGAGGGAGCGACCATCGCAAGCCTTCCCGGAGTCGGCGCTTCCTTCGTTGGCCCCCGCGCGGTGGCCTACCTCACCGTCGCGACGCCGGTCGTCGATCGGCAGATCCGCGTGCGGGCCCTCCCCTCCGGTTCGGACGAGACCATCGACCTGCGCGGGGGGTGGATCCCGCGGATCGGATCCAATTCGACGGTCGGCGTCCTGACCGGGGCGCCCGAGACGGACGTGCTCTACGTGCTGGCCAGCCAGGACGCGACGGGTCCCGCCACGGACATCCTCAGGATTGCGCCGGGGGGCGACCTCGCGGTTCTCGACACGGGGGAAGGAGGGAAGTCCGGGGTTCTCCCCGTTCCGGGGGGGGAGACGCTCGTGTTCACCCAAACGGAGGGCACGGGGCAGGCCGCTCTTTCCTCGACCGTCGTCCTCGATCTCGAGTCGGGGAGGATGACGGGATATCCACGTCGCTCCGCTCCTTCCCTCTCCGCGGACGGGCGCTCCCTCGTTTTCCTCGGCCGCGAAGGGTCGGATTACACGGTGGAGGTGCTTTCGCTCGCGGAGTCCGGAGCCGGGGCACCGTCGGAGGTCTTCCGTGCGCCCGTGCCCCTCGCTGCGCCCGCGCTCTCGCCCTCGGGCACCCGGGTGGCCTTCCAGGCGCGCCCTTGGGACGACTGGGAGATCGTCGTGGCACCCGTGAATGGAGGAGCGGCACGCCAGGTTACCAACGAGATCCAGCATGACCTCGCCCCGCGTTTCCTCGATGACGAAACGGTCTTTGCGGCGAAGGGAGAGGGGCGACACCGCCGCTCTTATCTGTACGATGTCGAGACCGGTCGTGCGACGAAGCTCTTCCACAACAACACGGTCCGAACCATTTCCTCGGAGTACGAGTGGCAGATCGTGCCGGGGGGCACGGGGATCCTCGTGGTCGCCGACCGGGACGGAGATACGATTTCGCCCGAGCGCGGGGTCTATCTCCTGCACCTGGACCGCACCGTCGGGGCGGACGAGCTCCGCGCGCGGCTCGAGACGAACCTCGCAGGCGAACGCGACCTGCGGGCGCGGGGGGAACGAAGCTTCGCGCCCATCGCCGGTGAAGTCGCCGGAATCGTGGAGGGAGTCTCCGTCGAGCGAATCTACCAGTACGCCCGCTCCCTCTACGGGACGGGCTCCAAGCACATCACTCAGCCTGGGAACGCGCTCGCGATCGCCTACCTCGAGGCGCAGCTCCGAGAATGGGGGTACGAACCCGAGCTTCAGTGGTTCGAGCCGCGCCCCGGAATCCGGTCCGCCAATGTGATCGCCCGAATCCCGGGGACGGTGGATCCCCACCTCGTCTACGTCGCGAGCAGCCACTTCGACTCGGTCGAGCCTGGTCCCGGCGCAGACGACAACTCCTCGGGGTCTTCCGCACTTCTCGAAGCGGCCCGTGTCCTCCGCGACCACCCGCAGGCCGCCACGATCGAGCTCGGCTTCTTTACCGGGGAAGAGGCAGGGCTCCTGGGGAGCCGGGAGTACGTCCGGCGAGCGGTAGAGGAGGGGAAGATCATCGCCGGCGCGCTCAATAACGACATGATCGGGTGGACGAACGACCACCGCCTCGACAACACGATCCGGTATTCGAACGCCGGCATCCGCGACATCCAGCACGCGGCGGCCTTCCTCTTCTCCGAGCTCATCACCTTCGATTCGCACTATTACCAATCCACCGACGCCGCCGCGTATTACGAGGCTTACGGGGACATCGTGGGTGGGATCGGCTCGTACCCGGTCCTGGGAAATCCGCATTATCACCAGCCGACGGACCGACTCGAGACCGTGAACCAGCGGCTCGTGGCGGAGGTGAGCCGCGTCACGATCGCGACCCTCGCACTCCTGGCTTCGAGCCCGTCGAGGCTGACCGGCGTGGAATGGGCATCGGGGGCCGGAGGATCCACCGTGGCCTCCTGGGATACCGCACGGGAGAGCGGCGTACGGGCCTACCGGATTCGCGTGACTTCGCCCTCGGGAGCGGTCCGGGAGCGGGAAGTCGCGGCCGGGGCAGAAGGCGCGGGGGGACGAGCCTCCCTCGCTCTCGACAGCGTCGTCCCCGGCTCGGAGGTCGCCGTGAAGGCCGTGAACGAGCGGGGGCTCGAGGGGTGGGACTGGGCGCGCGCCGTCGTTTCGCCCTGA
- a CDS encoding YpdA family putative bacillithiol disulfide reductase — protein sequence MNDQAVEIAVVGAGPCGLAVGAAARESGRAAVLFDRGPLCAALIGYPPYMSFFSTAEKLEVGGLPFTCSRPNPTRQEALAYFRGVARYFHLDVRQYHSVESVHAEEGGFRLTTTRADRKLEWRARVVVIATGGFHEPNFLCIPGEELPKVSHYYREAHPYWNQDVVVVGGGNSAVEASLELFRVGARVTLVHFGSELDPGVKPWLLPDIRNRISAGEVEVLWRHRIEEIRPDVVVVRSEEGGATRPIPNDWVLALTGWKPDHGLLRSLGVSIDVQTGVPSHDPETMETPVPGLFVAGVLAAGYDANRIFIENGRMHGRRIVDRLLTTRGKT from the coding sequence ATGAACGACCAGGCCGTGGAAATTGCCGTGGTCGGCGCCGGCCCGTGCGGCCTCGCAGTCGGCGCGGCGGCCCGCGAATCAGGGCGTGCCGCGGTTCTCTTCGACCGAGGTCCCCTCTGTGCCGCGCTCATCGGGTACCCTCCCTACATGAGTTTTTTTTCGACGGCGGAGAAGCTCGAGGTGGGAGGACTCCCGTTTACCTGCTCGCGTCCGAATCCGACGCGCCAGGAGGCGCTCGCCTATTTCCGGGGCGTGGCCCGCTACTTCCACCTGGACGTGCGTCAGTATCATTCGGTCGAGTCGGTACATGCGGAAGAAGGCGGATTTCGCCTCACGACAACCCGGGCCGACAGGAAGTTGGAGTGGCGAGCGCGGGTGGTCGTCATCGCGACCGGGGGCTTCCACGAGCCGAACTTCCTCTGCATCCCGGGGGAAGAACTTCCGAAGGTTTCCCACTATTATCGGGAAGCCCACCCTTACTGGAATCAGGATGTCGTCGTCGTGGGGGGCGGGAATTCGGCGGTCGAGGCCTCGCTGGAGCTCTTCCGGGTCGGCGCGCGAGTCACTCTCGTCCACTTCGGCTCGGAACTGGACCCCGGCGTGAAGCCCTGGCTCCTTCCCGACATTCGGAATCGAATTTCGGCAGGGGAGGTCGAGGTCCTCTGGCGGCACCGGATCGAGGAGATCCGGCCAGATGTGGTCGTGGTGCGGAGCGAGGAGGGCGGTGCGACGCGACCGATCCCGAACGACTGGGTCCTCGCACTCACCGGTTGGAAGCCTGACCATGGGCTGCTCCGGTCGCTGGGCGTTTCGATCGACGTCCAGACCGGGGTTCCGTCCCACGATCCGGAGACGATGGAAACCCCTGTCCCCGGCCTTTTTGTGGCCGGTGTCCTCGCGGCAGGGTACGATGCGAATCGAATCTTCATCGAAAACGGACGGATGCACGGGCGGAGAATCGTGGACCGTCTCCTGACCACGAGAGGAAAAACATGA
- a CDS encoding DUF998 domain-containing protein → MAHRIQNDNIVVSYVTLRRVLGVLGVSLPLVLAFWGVAETRTWDVLPSISDYSSLRARDALVGILFAIACFLFAYRGYDRRDDIAGDLGSVFALGVALFSNRGGPLEGAIHFASASALFLVLAYFSFFLFTRSNGSVTPMKEVRNPVYRGCAVTMVACIVLIGIYSVFLRESWLSFLRPVFWLEALALWAFGASWFVKGETILQDRGN, encoded by the coding sequence ATGGCACACCGGATACAGAACGACAACATCGTCGTCTCCTACGTCACGCTCCGGCGCGTGCTCGGAGTCCTCGGCGTCTCGCTCCCTCTCGTCCTCGCTTTCTGGGGCGTCGCCGAGACACGCACCTGGGACGTGCTCCCTTCGATCAGCGACTACTCCTCCCTTCGCGCACGGGACGCGCTCGTGGGAATCCTCTTCGCGATCGCCTGTTTTCTCTTTGCATACCGGGGATACGACAGGAGGGACGATATCGCGGGCGACCTGGGGAGTGTCTTCGCGCTCGGGGTCGCGCTTTTCTCGAATCGCGGGGGCCCCCTGGAAGGGGCGATCCACTTCGCGTCCGCCTCCGCTCTCTTCCTCGTCCTCGCCTACTTCTCCTTCTTCCTCTTCACGCGCTCGAACGGAAGCGTGACTCCGATGAAGGAGGTGCGAAACCCGGTCTACCGGGGGTGCGCGGTCACCATGGTGGCGTGCATCGTCCTGATCGGGATCTACTCCGTTTTCCTCCGCGAGAGTTGGCTTTCGTTCCTGCGCCCCGTCTTCTGGCTCGAGGCACTCGCCCTCTGGGCCTTCGGCGCATCGTGGTTCGTGAAGGGAGAAACGATCCTGCAGGACCGCGGGAATTAA
- a CDS encoding NAD(P)-binding domain-containing protein, which translates to MKVGILGSGPVGHALAKGFLDLGHAVMLASRSPEKLEEWRREAGSRASTGMPGDAAVWGDLVVLAVKGEAAEEAVRKAPPEALAGKTVIDTTNPIAPVPPEDGVLKFFTTLEDSLMERLQRLAPDARFVKAFSCVGSALMVHPALPGGKPTMFICGNDGPAKAEVGDILDAFGWEVEDLGSAVAARAIEPLCILWCIPGFLRNDWKRAYRVMRPEG; encoded by the coding sequence ATGAAGGTCGGCATTCTCGGCTCCGGTCCCGTAGGGCACGCTCTCGCGAAGGGATTTCTCGATCTCGGCCACGCCGTCATGCTCGCGTCGCGCTCCCCCGAAAAGCTCGAGGAGTGGCGCCGCGAAGCGGGGAGCCGCGCCTCGACGGGGATGCCCGGTGATGCGGCGGTGTGGGGGGACCTCGTCGTCCTGGCGGTCAAGGGAGAAGCGGCGGAAGAGGCGGTGCGCAAAGCGCCGCCGGAAGCACTCGCCGGGAAGACGGTGATCGACACGACGAATCCGATCGCTCCTGTGCCCCCGGAAGACGGCGTTCTAAAATTTTTCACTACGCTGGAGGATTCGCTCATGGAGCGGCTCCAGCGCCTCGCGCCCGACGCCCGATTCGTGAAGGCATTTTCGTGCGTGGGAAGCGCGCTGATGGTGCATCCGGCCCTTCCCGGCGGAAAGCCGACGATGTTCATCTGCGGAAACGACGGCCCGGCGAAAGCGGAAGTCGGGGATATTCTCGACGCCTTCGGTTGGGAAGTGGAGGATCTGGGAAGTGCCGTTGCCGCACGGGCGATCGAACCCCTCTGCATCCTCTGGTGCATCCCGGGGTTTCTCCGGAACGACTGGAAGCGCGCCTACAGGGTGATGCGGCCCGAGGGTTAA